The Streptomyces sp. NBC_00569 genomic sequence GCCTGGCCACGCACTGGGCGGATCTTCCGTTCGAACAGATCCCCACCGACGTTGTCGAGCGCGTCAAGGACAACATCCTGGACACGCTGGCCGTGGCGCTCGCCGGAGCCGGAACCGACGAGGCCACGCGGGTTAACGGAGCCCTGGCCGACGTGCAGGGCAACGGGTCGGGGAGCTTGGTCTGGGGTACGCCCCACAGGCTGTCGCCCGCGCACGCCGCACTGGCCAACGGGACGGCAGCCCACGCCCGCGACTTCGACGACGGCGGCGGTCCCGGGCACGCAGGATCCACGGTGCTGCCTGCGGCAATAGCCGTCGCCGAGGCGACCGGGGCGGACGGACCGGCGCTGATCGCCGCGACGATCGCCGGCTACGACATCGGCTACCGCACCCTGCAGTCGCTCGGCGGCTTCGCCGCGCACACCGACCGTGGATGGCACTCCAGCGGCACCATGGGCAGCTTCGCCGCAGCTGCGGCGAGTGCCAAGGTGCTGGGCCTGGATGCCGAGCGCTTCGCCGATGCCCTGGGAATCGCCGGCTCCTTCACCGGCGGCGTCTGGGCGTTCATCGACGACGGGGCCTGGACCAAGCGGATCCACCCCGGCAAGGCGGGGGAGACCGGAGCCGACGCCGCACTTCTCGCCCGGGCCGGGATCACCGGCCCGCGCCGGATCTTCGAGGCCGAATGGGGCGGCCTGTTCGCCCTGTACAACGGCGGCGAGGGCTTTCCCGAGAAGGCGCTGAAGGAACTTGGAGTCGACTTCAACGTGGCGAGCGCGTACATCAAGCCGTACGCCTGCTGCCGAGGCAGCCACTCGACCATCGACGCTGTGCTCGCGATGGTCGACGCGCGGGACATCCGGCCCCAGGATGTGCACCGGATTGTGATCACCGCCGGTGAGACAGCGGTGAACATGCTCTCCGTCGACCCCATCGAGTCGGTCTTCGATGCGCAGTTCAGCCTTCCGTACGCGGTCGCCGTCGCCCTCCATCACCGGCGCGTCGGGCTCGACCAGTTCGACCCGCCCCGTGTCGGCGAGCCTGCCGTCCGCGCAACGCTCGACAAGATCTCGATGCAGGTGGACATCGACATCCAGCTGGAGGACGGGCCGCTGCTGGAGGTCGAGTTCACCAACGGGGAGAAGGTGACCCTGGTCGCCGGCAACCCCACCACCGCCAAGGGGTCGGCCGAGAGCCCGCTCACGCATGCCGAAGTCGTGGGCAAGGCGGAGGAACTGCTCGCACCGTACGGGCCGTCGGTCGCAGACGGCCTGGTGCGTGCAGTGGAGAACCTGGACAACTCTCGGGACCTGACCGAGCTGCTGCGCGCGCTGCGCGCAGGAACACGAGGAGACTGACGTGGCCACGCGCGAAGCGACGCAGACCGTCGAACGGACCGAGGTCATCGCGGCCGAGCAGACGGAATCCCTGGCAGCGGCGCTGGACATCGACGTCCCTCACGCCGCGGGAGACATGGTGCCTCCACTGTGGCACTGGACCTACCTGCTGGAGAGGGGACCGGAACGGGAGCTCGGCGAGGACGGCCATCCCGAGACCGGAGTTCCCGCCCCGCCCGGTCCGGGACGCCGCCGCATGTTCGGCGGGGGGCGGGTGACGACCCATGGCGGGCTGGTGATCGGGGCGCCCGCCACCAAGGTGACCTCGATCGCGCGGTCCGTCGAAAAGGAGGGCAGGACAGGCCCGCTCACCCTCACCACGGTTCGTCAGGACATCCTTCAGCACGGTGAACTGGTGATCCGGGAGGAGCAGGACATCGTCTACCGGGCACCCGGCTCCAGCGCCCTGCCGCGCCCCGCCGTGAAGCCGCCCCGGAACGACGGTCCGAAGCTGGAGCTGGTCGTCGACGAGCGGCTGCTGTTCCGGTTCTCGGCGCTTACGTACAACTCTCACCGCATCCACTACGACGTGGACTGGTGCAAGCAGGAGGGGTACGACGGCCTTGTCATCCATGGCCCGCTGCTGGCCCTCATGATGGGCGAACACTTCCGCCGCCAGGGCATCGACCTGCGGGGCAAGACCTTTGCCTACCGGTTCGTCTCGCCGCTGACCAAGCCGCAGAAGATCACGATCGCCCCTTCTGCCAAGGGACTCGAGCACGGCGCCGAGGCCCGTGGCGCCGATGGCACCGTCGCCGCGGTGAGCACCCTCACGGAGGCATGAGCCGTGAGCCCATCCACCACCACCGACGTCGCCGTCATAGGCGGTTCCACTGCCGGCCTCCGCGCCGCAGAAGCCGTCGCACGCCACGCACCCGAGCTGAGCGTGACCGTGATCAGCGACGAATCCCACCTGCCCTACGAGCTGCCACCGCTGTCCAAGATCCCGCTGCACGACCGCGTCGACATCGACACGCTCGTCTACCCCCTGGCTCGCGACTTGCGGGACAAGGGCGTCGACTTCCGGCTGGGCACCCGTGCCAGGTCGCTCGACACCGGCTCGAACACCGTCCATCTGTCATCAGGTGGAGCACTGACCTACCGCGCTCTGGTCATCGCCACCGGATGCGAGGCCGTTGTTCCGCCGCCGTTCGCAGACCAACGCGGTGTGCACGTACTGCGCCGCTTCGAGGACGCGACGGCCCTGCGCGCCGCGGTCACCGACCCCAAGGCTGCCGTCGCCGTAGTCGGGGCCGGATTCATCGGTGGCGAATTCGCCTCGACACTCGCCAAGGCGGGGCGCACGGTCTCGCTCATCGACCTGGCTGCCAAGCCACTGGGGCGGTTCGGCGAACCTGTCGCCGACGCCTATACGGCGTTGCACCGCGGGGCCGGTGTCGGCCTGCATCTGGGCAGTGCCGTCACCGACGTCGTCGAACGGGACGGACGCCGTTCGTTGCTGCTGACCGACGGCACATGGGTACCGGCCGACGTCATCGTCGTCGGCGTCGGAGTGCGTCCTGCGATCGACTGGCTGAACGGATCAGGGCTGACCTTCGACAACGGCATCCTGGCCGACGCCACCCTGCGTGTCTCGCGCAACGTGTTCGCTGCCGGGGACGCGGTCCGCTGGCCCAACGCACGATTCGGCGCCCCCATGAGGATCGAGCACTGGACGAGTGCCGCCGAACAGGGCCGTGCGGCGGGAATCAACGCGGCGAAACTGATCCACGGCGACACGGGCGACGGTTTCGCCAACGTGCCCTACTTCTGGTCGGACCAGCACGGGGTCCGCATCCAGTTCGCGGGCTGTCTGACCGGAGATGAGGAGATCGAGGAGAGCAGTACCGGGGACGGGACGCTCTTCCTCTACCACCGCGGTGGCGTGGTCAACGGTGTGCTGGCGTTCGATCGCCGTGCCGACTTCGTGAAGCTGCGGGCCCTGCTGCGCCGGGAACTCACCCGGCGGGCAGCAGACGAGTTCCTGCGATGAACAGCCCCGCCAGGATCCGGCGGGCAAGCAACTGGCGAGAAGAAGGACGAGTCATGAGTGACGAGACAGACCGCCGCAGCGCGGTCATCACCGGCGCGGCACAGGGCCTGGGCGCGGACATCGCCCGCCGGCTGGCGGATGGCGGGTTCGACCTCGCCCTGCTGGACCTGAACAAGGAGGGACTGGACCGTACGAAGGAGGAAATCGAGAGCAGCCACGGCGGTGCCAGGATCGAGACGATGCCCCTGGACCTCTCCGAGGACACGAGTGTTGCAGAGGCATTCCGCGACATCGACGCCGCGTTCGGACGCATCGATGTGCTCGTGAACACGGCGGGCGGCAGCGGGACCTTGCAGGTCCGGGACATCGAGGAGCTCTCCCCGCAGGTCTGGCACACGGTGTTGGGCAACAACGTCACCAGCACCTTCCTTTGCTGCAAGTACGCGGTGCCGGTCATGCGCCGCAACGGCTACGGCCGGATCGTCAACTTCTCCTCAGCGGTATCCCGCGGACTGTCCGGCCCGTCCGGGACGATCGGAGCGCGGCTTCCCTACGCCGCGTCAAAGGCGGCGATCAACGGCTTCACCCGGCAGCTCGCCAAGGACCTCACTCGCAGCGGGATAACCGTCAACGCGGTCTCTCCGGGCCTCATCCTGCCCGATGAGGGGCGGGTGCGGTCGGTGTTCGACTCCCTGGCGGCAGCGGACCAGGCCGCCATCCGCGCGGCCATTCCGGCGGGCAGGACCGGCACGGCTCAGGAGATTTCCGCGGCCGTCGCCTACCTCGTCTCAGAGGGAGCCGGCTTCACGTCCGGCACCGTTCTGGACGTCGACGGCGCAGCTTCCTAGCCGTTCCGCCCTCCCGGCGCGGGCCATGGCCGGCGCTTCCGCACCACCAGAGTGAAGAAGGAGAGCGAACCGTTGCTCCAAGATCCGTTGGTCCTCATACCGGCACTTGGTTCGGACGCCCGGCTGTGGCAGCCGGTCATCGACCACCTCCACGAGCGCCTCGAAGTCGAATGCCTGGTCATCCGGGGCGTCGGAGACTCCATTGAGTCCATGGCGGACAGCATCCTGGCCCAGGCGCCGGACCGGTTCTGCCTGGCCGGGATCTCTATGGGCGGCTACGTTGCGCTGGACATCGTGCTGCGCGAGCCCGAGCGAGTCGTCGGGCTCGCGTTGCTGAACACCTCCGCGTTCGCCGCCCCGCCCGACCGGAAGAAGGGTGGCCACCAGGCGATCTCCCTGACGGAGTCCGGCCACTTCGCAGAGGCCGTGCGCAACGTCAGCGGCGCCGTCGCGCCAGGCCGGCCCGAGGTGACGGCCGTCGCCGCCACCATGGCCCATGACCTGGGAGCCGACGTCTTCAAGGCGCAGCAACTCGCCGTCCTCAACCGCGACGACCGCACGATGGAAACGCCGGGGATCAAGGCCCCGACGCTGATCGTCGCCGGAGACGCCGACGCCATCACTCCACTCGCGCTCAGCGAGGAGATGGCCGGCTCGGTACCCAACGCGCAGCTGCACGTACTCGAAGGCGTCGGACACCTGTCTACCCTCGAAGCGCCCGCCCTCGTCGCCTCACATCTGGCGGACTGGCTGCTGCGTACCGACGATCAAGAGCGGAGGCGCAGGTCATGACGATCACCTTCGACCACACGACGCAGGGCCAGCGGGTGCTGTTCGGAACCGGCGACGCAGCCGCCCATACGGTCGCGGCGCTCAACGGTCTGGGTGCCGAGCGCGTCCTGCTCATCGCGGACGCGTTCGTATCGGAACTCTCCGACGCCGTGGCGGAACGGGTCTGTGTGGTGGCACGTATCCACGAGATCGTCCAACACGTCCCTGCCGAGAACGCCGCCAGGGCAGTGGAGGTCGCGCAGACGCACGACGCAGACGCGATCGTCACGATCGGCGGCGGCTCGGCAGTGGGCCTCGCGAAGATCGTCGCCCGCGACGCCGGCCTGCCGATCGTGGCGGTACCCACCACCTTCGCAGGCTCCGAAGCCACGAACGTCTGGGGCATCACCGAGGCCGGACGCAAGACCACCGGCATCGACGACAAGGTGCTGCCGAAGATCGTCGTCTACGACGCCTCCCTGATGGCGAGTCTGCCGGGGCAACTGGCCGTCTCCAGCGGGCTCAATGCCCTGGCCCACGCGGTCGACGGCTTCTGGGCCCCGCGAAGCAACCCGATCAACAAGGCGATGGGCACCGAAGGGCTGCGCGCCCTCGTCCCGGGCCTGCGTGCCCTGCACGCCGACCCGGACGATATCGCGGCTCGCGAACAGACCCTTTACGGCGCCTACCTCGCGGCCGTCGCCTTCGCCTCGGCCGGATCGGGCCTGCACCACAAGATCTGCCACGCCCTCGGCGGCGCTTATGCCATGCCGCACGCCGAGACCCACTCCGTCGTGATCGGCTATGTCACGGCCTTCAACGCCCCGTTTGCCGTCGATGCAGCCGAGCGCGTCGCCGCCGCTGTTGGCGACGGCCTTTCCGCCGCCGCAGGAATCCACGCGCTGGGCCGACAGATCGATGCCCCGAGTTCCCTGAAGGAACTCGGCCTCAAGGAGGAGGACCTGCCGGCAGCGGCGGACCTCATCCTCCCTGCTGTCCCGCCTTCCAACCCCCGGCCGGTGACCAGGGAAGCGCTGGAGGAATTGCTGCGCGCGGCGTGGGCTGGTGATCCGATCACGTAAGGAAACGCGCAGGGCCTGAAACGCTGTGTGGGCCGGACCTCATCAAGAGGTCCGGCCCACATTCCGTATGTCCGCCGCAGTCAGCCGACCGACACCTTCGTGGCCGACCGCAGCCGGGCCGCGCGGAGGGTCTGTACGAGGAGCGTCGCGATGGTCATCGGGCCTACGCCACCGGGTACCGGGGTGATGAGGGAGGCGTGCTCCGCGGCCGCCTCGAACTCGACATCGCCGCGATTGTCGGCGTAACCCGCGTCGATCACGACAGCCCCCGGCTTGATCCACTCGCCCTTGACCAGACCCGGCGATCCGACCGCCGCCACGACGATGTCGGCCTGCTCGACCTGGGCACGTAGGTCGGTGGTGCGCGAGTGGCAGTACGTCACGGTCGCATCGCGACCCAGCAGGAGCATCCCCATGGGCTTGCCCAAAATGGCGCTGCGGCCGACGACCACCGCGTGCCGGCCGACCAGCGGCACGTCGTAGGCGTCGAGCAAGGCCATGATGCCGCCCGGCGTCGCGGAGGCGAAGCCTTCCTCGGTGAAGGCCATGGCGGCGAACGACGTGCGGGTCACACCGTCGACGTCTTTGGCCGGGGAGATCGCCTCGAACGCGGCGCGCTCGTCGATGTGGCCGGGGACTGGGTGCTGCAGAAGGATGCCGTCGACCTCGGGATCGGCCGAGAGGCCGCTGATGACCCGACACAGGTTCTCGGTGTCGATGTCGGCGTCGAGATCGATCCGCCGGGATTCGATGCCGACATCCCGGCAGCGGTTGACCTTCATGCGCACATAGGTGTGCGAAGCGGGGTCGTCGCCCACGAGTACGGTCGCCAGTACCGGCCGGCGGTCGTGCTCGAGGACGAACTGGTCGACCTGCTTCGTGAGGTCCTGGAGCACCGCCTTCGATGTAGCGCGGCCGTCCAGGAGTTGTGCAGTCACGCGTGTACCTCGCTTCATTCGCGATCGGGGAATGACGGGAGACATTTCAGTGATGGGCGACCGTTCAGAACACGACGGTCTGATTGCCGTTGAGCAGCACCCGGTCCTCGCAGTGCCATGTCACCGCCCGGGACAGGACCTGCCGCTCCACGTCGGCGCCTCGCCGTTGAAGGTCGGGGGTCGTCTCGTGGTGCGAGACCCGTACGACGTCCTGCTCAATGATGGGGCCTTCGTCGAGGTCCTCGGTCACGTAGTGGGCGGTGGCACCGACCAACTTCACACCCCGGTCCCTGGCCTTCTGGTACGGGCCGGCGCCGACGAACGCCGGCAGGAAGGAGTGATGGATGTTGATGACAGGAGCGCCGACCTCCTCGAGGAAGTCGCCGGAAATGATCTGCATGTAGCGGGCCAGCACGAGCAGATCGATGTTGCCCTTGAGCAGCTTCAGGTGCTCCTTCTCGGCGACATCCTTGGCCCCCTTCTCCACGGGAACGTGGATGAACGGGATACCGAAGCCGCGTACGTCCTCGCCCAGGTCGGGGTGGTTGGAGATGACCATGGCGATGTTCATGGGGATCTCGCCGCGGCGCTGTCGCCACAGCAGGTCGAGAAGGCAGTGGTCGGACTTCGAGGCCATGATGGCGACCCGCTTGGGCTTGCGCGCTTCTATGAGGCGGTAGCTGAGGCCCAGCGAGCCCAGCGCTTCATCGAGCTCGGCGGAGAGCGTGGGCAAGTGGCCTGCGAGCCCGTCCAAATGGAAGGCGGTGCGCTGGAAGAACCGGCCGCCGGCGGAGCCGGTCGAGTACTGGTCGAGGGAGACGACGTTTGCGCCGGCCCGGGCGAGTACGGACGACACCGCCGAGACGATGCCCGGCTGGTCCGCGCCCTGGACGATCAGACGGCCGAGGTCCGGGGTGGGTTGATCGGGTGCGGGCATGAAGGTAGATCCTTTCGAGGCATGAGGCCTGGCCTCGGCGGGGGCGTGCGGGGAACGGTCCGCGGCTTCGGAGTTCCCGGCACGCCCCGTGGTACGGCTCCGATCACGGAGCGGCGACGCCGGAGGGGATGGAGCTGAGGTCGAAGTCCTTGTTGGAGGCCAGTTCCAGGTACGGGAACCGCTCGACGGTGGCGCGGATCTGCTTGATCCGGCCGCCGTGGTCGCCCCACTGCACGACGACCTCCGTGCCGATCTCGGCGAGGTCCACATCGATCGTGGAGTGCGAGATCATCTCGCGGTAGTAGTAGGAGTACACCGCCACGGAAGAGATCCCGACCGTCTCGCCGTCCCGGGTGACCAGATCGGCATGGCCGCCGGCCGGAGCCTGCGGTGTGGTGGGGAATTCGAAGTGCTTGTACTCCTCGCCGGACTCGAACTGCGAGGCGAAGACGTCGAGTACGTCTTCCTTGTTCCACCGCAGCACAACCGTCTTGCGACGGCGGTTGGCGGCCTCGGTCTCCAGAGCTTCGCGGCCGATGAAGTCGTGGTCGAACTTGGCCATCCAGCCCCAGTTCACCTCGAACGGGGTGCGCAGCCGAGTGCTCAGGTCGTCGGGCTCGGCGCTGCCCGGCAGCGGCCCCTGCACGTGGCCCGGTGGAAGCCCGGCCCCGAACACCGGGTGCGTGACGAATCCCCGGTCGGCGAACGCGGCCGGTAGGAAGGTGCAGCCCTGCTGCGGAAAGCCGCCCTCGGTGTGATTGACGAGGTAGGTGCGCCAGCCAAGACGCTTGAGCCCGAACTCCTTCCCCGCCCGGTACGTCGCGTCGAACGCCGCGGGGCCGTGCTCGACCGGTCCGCGAAGCTCGTACGCCAGGGTTCCGGCCATGCCGATCCGGGAAAGTTCGATCTCCGCCGTTCCGTCGATCCCCGGGATGGTGATCGGCTTGACGCCGAGGAACTTCAGGTCGCGCAGCGACTCACCGGTCAGCCGCTCCAGGACCTGTAGCGAGGTCGGACCGGCGATCTGGAACAGGAAGATGTCCCGCGTCTCGAAGTCCACGTCCAGCCCCACCGATGGCGCAATGTACTGCGGCCAAGGCATGGCGGCGAACATACGGAAGCGTTCCTCGCCTTGCCTGACCGCCAGCCCGTGGGTGGCGATGTAGCCGCGCTCGTCGAGCATCACGAGGTGCTTGGAGGTGCCGACCGGCCACTTGTAGACGTTGTTGATACTCAGTCGCGAAAGGAACTCCTGCGCGTGCGGACCGCTGAAGATCATCTCGGGCAGCCCGGTCAGGTTCGACGCCAGATAGGAGCTCGTCTTCCACGACATCGACTCCTGCTTCCAGCCGTCCCCCTCCCATATGTGCAGGCCGCCGAAGATGTTCAGGTATGTCGGCACGTCCGCATACGCCGGAACGCCGTGTACGGCCGCCGACCGGAGGTCTGGCGAACCGCCGGGTCCGTCTCCCGCAGTACTTTCTTTGCTGTCCATTCTTCATGCACCTCTCTCTCGAAGCGGATCCGTGGTCAAGCCGACGCGTCGATCTGGTCGTAGCGGACGGACTTGACGCGCTCCATCACCGATCGGAGCGATTCGGGCTGCCGACCGGTGAGCCGCTGTACGTGGTGGGAGAGCAGTGCCTGGTAGCCCTCGGCCTGTGCCACGTCCGCCGACACCAGCTCGTCGCTGGCCCACCGGTGGCCCTCGTCGCTGGCCGGCATGGCCGGGTCGTAGGTGCGGGGGAGGCCGACGGAGTCGAAGTGCGCCAGCCGCTGCTCGCGGGTCAGGGGCGTGTAGGTGATCGGGACCCCGTGCACCTCGGAGCCGATCCGCACGATGTCGCGCATGCTCAGCAGCTCGGGTCCGGTGATCTCGTAGACGGCGCCCGCATGCTCCTCGGGCGCGCGCAGCACAGCGGCGGTGCTGCGGGCCACGTCACTCTTGGCCACGGGGGCGAGGGAGCCCTCGCCGGTCGCCATCTCCAGCCGGCCGCTTTCCGCTGCGGGCGCCATCCAGATGTTGCTGACGATCTCGGCGTACAGATGGTTGCGTAGGAAGGTGTAGGCAAGCCCGGAGGATCGCAGGTCCAGTTCGCTCTGGTAGTGGTCCTGAGCGGACAGGGCGGGGTTCTTGGGGTGCTCGCCACCGCCGACGGAGGTGTAGACGATGTGCTTGACCCCTGCTCCGCGGGCAGCCGCGATCGCGTTGCGGTGCTCTTCGACCCGTCGGCCGAGGTTGAGGCCGCTGATGAGGAAGAGCGTGTCCGCGCCGCGGTAGGCCGCGTCCAGGGACTCCCGGTCGGTGTAGTCGCCCTGCAGTACGGCGAGACCCTCGGCCGCGCGGTCGGCCAGCTTCTCGGGGGTGCGGGTCACCAGCGCCAGTTCGGCGCCGGGGCTCGCAGCGAGCAGCAACTTCGTGACGCGGCGCCCGAGGTCTCCCGAGGCTCCGCTGATGACGATTCGGCTCATGGCAATTCTGCTATCTGTTCGGCCGGCGATGCCGGAAAAAAGGGGGGTGGTGGAGCGGATCAGCGTGTGTGGCCCGGGCGGTACGTCAGCCCAGGGGGCCCCAGAAGGTCTCGCCGCCATAGGTGTCGGACAGGGCGGGCAGCGTTTCGGGCCACACGCCGGTCTCGACCTTCCGGCGCTCCGACTGCGGCCGGACCCGGCCGTCCCAGCCGACCTGTTCCATGTAGTAGTAGAGCTGCATCACGTGACCGTCCGGGGCGACCGCGTGGATCGCGTAGTCGATTCCCGGGTGGATCTCCGCGGGCAGGTCGAGGAGCTTGACGCCCTTCTCCTCCAGGAAGGCCTTTGCCGCCCTGAGTTGCTCGTAGGAGCCCAGCTGCACACCGAAGGAGAGCAGGGTGCTGTCGTCCCGGACACCGAGCACATCGCGCAGTTCGAGCGGGAGCAGCGTCAGGCTGTGATGCTCGGTGTTCGCGCGCAGGAACAGCACGCGGTGCCCGGCGATCTCGCATTCCTCGCTCTTGATCAAGCCGAGGCGCTCGATGTAGAAGCGCTCCGCGGCGGCGAGGTCCTCGACGAAGATGCTCACCGGCCCGACCCGTACCGGCTTGAACGGCCGGGCCAGCAGAACCCCGCCGACGTCGTACGTCTTCGGGAGCTCGTCCACCCAGCGGTGGCCGGAGGCCAGGTCGATGCCCTCGGCGTGGGCCTCGGCGAGTTCCGTCGACTCAGCCTTGTACGGCAGGTCGGGGTGGCCGTTCAGCCACGGCCAGGTCACCTCCGGCTTGCTCACGCCGTCCCAGCCGACCTGCTCGATCCCGTACTCCAGCTCGTTGATGTGGCCGGTCGGGTCCGGGAAGTAGGTATGCCAGTTCGAGCCAGGGTCGCGGCCGTAGCGCTCGATCGGCTGGCCGAGCGAATCGAGCCACTTGCGCGCCTCGACGACCTCGCGAAGGCTGCCTACCTGCCAGGTGATCTGGTTGACCGTGAGGTCGGGGCGGGCCGGCTCCTCCATGTGGTCGGACCATGAGCGGGGCATCAGGACGAAGGTGTGGTGGTCGCTGTTGTGCCGCAGGAAGTAGATGCGCTTGTCCGGGACTTCGTCGAGCCACGGACCCGGGTCGTACTTCTCCAGGTCGAGGGTGTCGGCCACCGCAAAGCCCAGCAGGTCCCGGTAGAAGGCTGCGGCCTTGCCGGTGTCGTCGACGCTGATGCCGAAGTGATTGAGGCGGCGGATCTTGTAGGGGCGGTCGTACAGGACGCCGCCGACCGGGAACTTCTCCGTGGTCATGCGCTGGCCTCTCAGTCGGTCGGCTTGACGACTTCGTTACGGAGGGTGCCGATCAGAGGGGAGGAGACCTCGACGACGTCGCCGGGCTTGAGGAAGCGGTCGCTCAAGAAGGAGCCGTCCGCCTGCTGCCGGCTGGAGTCGACCGCAGTGCCCTTGGGCGTGCCGCTGGCGATCAGGTCACCGGGCAGCAGCGTGGTATCCCGGGAGAGGTGCTCGCCGAGCGCCGCGAACACGTGCACCATGGACTTCGTGTTGCCGCTCTGCCGGACCTCTCCGTTGACCCGGCATTCGATGGGTATGTCCTGGGGATCGATGTCGTCGTTCACCACGATCCAGGGGCCGATCGTCGCCGACGAATCGAAGTTCTTCGAGTAGGCGAAGTCGGGCCCGAAGGACACATTGTCCCGGACCGACCAGTCGTTGAAGAGGGTGTAGCCCCACACATGGTCGGTGAACTCGCCGCCCTTGATGTCTCGGCCGGCCTTGCCGATGACGACGGCGACCTCCGCCTCGTAATCGAGGCGCTCGGTGCGCGCGGGATAGCGCAGCGGGTCACCGTCGGCGGAAACGGCGCGGTGGTCCTTCACGAAGAACTTGGGACCGCCAGCGAGGAGACGGTTGAGGGTCTCCTCGGTGTCCTTGCCCTGTGAATTCTCGGCGGCACTCTGCATATGGTCGGCGAAGTTCGCCAGGGCACACAGGATGCGGGACTGGCCTTCGATCGGAGCGTGCAGCCGGACCTCGTCCAGGGCGAAGCTGAGCTGTACGCCTTCCAGCCCACGAAAGTCCGGTGTCTGGTCCTTCAGGTACGCCAGTGCGCTCCGGGCGCCGTCAAGGGCTCGGTCTCCCTCCTCGATGAACGCGTTGAGTTGGGCCGGCACCGCTGCGGCGGCCTCGGCGAGCGGCCGGGCGGTCGGAGTGGTCTCGGCGAGGTACTTCGCGTAGGCCGCGTTGATATCGATGACGCGGTTCTCCTGGACCACACCTACGCGTCGGTCCGGGCCGAATATTGCGATCTTCATTGCTCTCCTGGTGGCTCTGTATAGGAGGTGGGGATATGTGGAGGCGGCCGATGGTCAGGCGGGCGCGGCACCGGGGTCGATACCGACCTTCTCGAGCAGGGCTCCGCCGGTGGGGGAGAGGCTGTAGATGGCCAGCCGTTGGATCTTTCCGTCGCGGATCGTGAAGAAGTCGCCCAGCAGGACCTCGCGTCCGTCGGTGAGGAGAGAAATCTCCACGGCGACGTGATCGCCATTGACGACGTACTGCGTGGGGGTCGGCTTCATCACGCCGGGTGCCAGGCCGTTCTCATACATGCGCTGGATGGCGTCGGCGCCCGTGAGTGTGCCTGCGGTGTTGTGGAGGACCGCGTCCGGTGCGAAGAGGGCGGCCACGGCGCCGGCGTCGGCGTCCTGGACACCGGCGAAATAGGCTTTGACGACCGATAGGGCATTCATCTTGTCCTGGGGTCCTTTCTCGCTGTTCCGGGAACTCCCTTAGGCCGGGAGGTACTTCGCCGAGGCGTAGACAGACTTGTATTCGAGGTAGGCGGCGATTCCCTCCGGGCCGAGCTCTCTGCCGATACCCGAGTCCTTGAATCCGCCGAAGGGCGCGCCGAGATCGAGGGTGTAGTAATTGAGCCCGATCGTTCCTGTACGGACTCGCCGTGCTACTGCGAGCGCCCGGTCCTCGTCGGCACTCCAGACGGAGCCGCCGAGGCCGAAGTTGCTGTCGTTGGCGATCCGGACTGCGTCCGCATCGTCGTCGAACGGGATGAGGGCCAGGACGGGGCCGAACACCTCCTCGCGGGCGAGGTGTTCGGAGTTGTGGACGTCGGCGAAGACGGTCGGCTGCACGAACCAGCCTCGGCTCAGGTGGTCAGGCCGGCCGCCGCCGGTGACGAGACGGGCGTCCGAT encodes the following:
- a CDS encoding SDR family NAD(P)-dependent oxidoreductase, with translation MSDETDRRSAVITGAAQGLGADIARRLADGGFDLALLDLNKEGLDRTKEEIESSHGGARIETMPLDLSEDTSVAEAFRDIDAAFGRIDVLVNTAGGSGTLQVRDIEELSPQVWHTVLGNNVTSTFLCCKYAVPVMRRNGYGRIVNFSSAVSRGLSGPSGTIGARLPYAASKAAINGFTRQLAKDLTRSGITVNAVSPGLILPDEGRVRSVFDSLAAADQAAIRAAIPAGRTGTAQEISAAVAYLVSEGAGFTSGTVLDVDGAAS
- a CDS encoding NAD(P)/FAD-dependent oxidoreductase, giving the protein MSPSTTTDVAVIGGSTAGLRAAEAVARHAPELSVTVISDESHLPYELPPLSKIPLHDRVDIDTLVYPLARDLRDKGVDFRLGTRARSLDTGSNTVHLSSGGALTYRALVIATGCEAVVPPPFADQRGVHVLRRFEDATALRAAVTDPKAAVAVVGAGFIGGEFASTLAKAGRTVSLIDLAAKPLGRFGEPVADAYTALHRGAGVGLHLGSAVTDVVERDGRRSLLLTDGTWVPADVIVVGVGVRPAIDWLNGSGLTFDNGILADATLRVSRNVFAAGDAVRWPNARFGAPMRIEHWTSAAEQGRAAGINAAKLIHGDTGDGFANVPYFWSDQHGVRIQFAGCLTGDEEIEESSTGDGTLFLYHRGGVVNGVLAFDRRADFVKLRALLRRELTRRAADEFLR
- a CDS encoding maleylacetate reductase, with the protein product MTITFDHTTQGQRVLFGTGDAAAHTVAALNGLGAERVLLIADAFVSELSDAVAERVCVVARIHEIVQHVPAENAARAVEVAQTHDADAIVTIGGGSAVGLAKIVARDAGLPIVAVPTTFAGSEATNVWGITEAGRKTTGIDDKVLPKIVVYDASLMASLPGQLAVSSGLNALAHAVDGFWAPRSNPINKAMGTEGLRALVPGLRALHADPDDIAAREQTLYGAYLAAVAFASAGSGLHHKICHALGGAYAMPHAETHSVVIGYVTAFNAPFAVDAAERVAAAVGDGLSAAAGIHALGRQIDAPSSLKELGLKEEDLPAAADLILPAVPPSNPRPVTREALEELLRAAWAGDPIT
- a CDS encoding alpha/beta fold hydrolase — encoded protein: MLQDPLVLIPALGSDARLWQPVIDHLHERLEVECLVIRGVGDSIESMADSILAQAPDRFCLAGISMGGYVALDIVLREPERVVGLALLNTSAFAAPPDRKKGGHQAISLTESGHFAEAVRNVSGAVAPGRPEVTAVAATMAHDLGADVFKAQQLAVLNRDDRTMETPGIKAPTLIVAGDADAITPLALSEEMAGSVPNAQLHVLEGVGHLSTLEAPALVASHLADWLLRTDDQERRRRS
- a CDS encoding mesaconyl-C4 CoA hydratase codes for the protein MATREATQTVERTEVIAAEQTESLAAALDIDVPHAAGDMVPPLWHWTYLLERGPERELGEDGHPETGVPAPPGPGRRRMFGGGRVTTHGGLVIGAPATKVTSIARSVEKEGRTGPLTLTTVRQDILQHGELVIREEQDIVYRAPGSSALPRPAVKPPRNDGPKLELVVDERLLFRFSALTYNSHRIHYDVDWCKQEGYDGLVIHGPLLALMMGEHFRRQGIDLRGKTFAYRFVSPLTKPQKITIAPSAKGLEHGAEARGADGTVAAVSTLTEA
- a CDS encoding MmgE/PrpD family protein, giving the protein MTDTQPSLTERLATHWADLPFEQIPTDVVERVKDNILDTLAVALAGAGTDEATRVNGALADVQGNGSGSLVWGTPHRLSPAHAALANGTAAHARDFDDGGGPGHAGSTVLPAAIAVAEATGADGPALIAATIAGYDIGYRTLQSLGGFAAHTDRGWHSSGTMGSFAAAAASAKVLGLDAERFADALGIAGSFTGGVWAFIDDGAWTKRIHPGKAGETGADAALLARAGITGPRRIFEAEWGGLFALYNGGEGFPEKALKELGVDFNVASAYIKPYACCRGSHSTIDAVLAMVDARDIRPQDVHRIVITAGETAVNMLSVDPIESVFDAQFSLPYAVAVALHHRRVGLDQFDPPRVGEPAVRATLDKISMQVDIDIQLEDGPLLEVEFTNGEKVTLVAGNPTTAKGSAESPLTHAEVVGKAEELLAPYGPSVADGLVRAVENLDNSRDLTELLRALRAGTRGD